The stretch of DNA TTTGCTTATACTGTCCTTTGGTCTTTCCGGAGCTAGCTTTGTTGTAATAGGCCCTGTGATTTGTGACTTGTCTGTTAGTTGTTCCTTCCTGTATAAAGATTTGTGGTTCCCTTTCTGAGAGAAGAGATCTGCAGTGTTGTACACTGAAATGCTACTGCTTTGTCTTGTGCATGCACAATCTGAAAGGAATTTTAACTGAGCACAGATAAATCAGTCACCTTTGGTGGTTGCTAGAGTAGAAATGCTACCTTATTTATTAATTATCTATGGAATCCAGTTGTGACCTAAGTATCATGTGTGTATTTGTGTATGCTTATATGAAGTATGACATATTTCCTGTACCAACAATATAAACATTTCACCATAGCTTCTGTTGTCAATGCAGGCAACAGTTCCTTGTAATATGTCTAACTCTGCTTTCCCCCCTCTGCATGTCCCCTGTTCTGAGGCATTGCTGCTTAGTGTTAATACTTATGACGCTCAAGTAATATGATATTTGTAATGCATACTCTCAGGGAGATGAGCCTatccttgaggatgatgatgacgatgaggATGAAAAAGATGACGATGACGTTGAGGGTATGATGAAATTCTATCCTGCAGTTGCTTCCATTCAGTTCAAGCAGCCACTTAGTTACAGACAAGCCTATTTCTATTTGAGATGCTGCCTTTTCAACCCCTGAATCAATTGGATTATTTTGTTTCTATTGGACTGAATTTTGGCATTATCATAATTAAGAAGTTGTTGTCTGATCTGTTCCCCAATATGATACAAACTCTGTATTTACCTTTTTTGGTTCACTTTTACCTGTTTTTATTTGAAGATTAGGCACTGACCAGTTTGTACTCTCTAATATTCTGTTCTTTCCATACAGTGCCATGCCTTTGTAGTTTATGTTCTTATATTTTTGGAATCATACCCACTTATTCCTGAATTATTCAGCACTGCTTGTCTATATACTTTATAGTTTCCTTGAGTGCTGCCTGCCATTCATATATAATATTCACCTCTGTACTGAGGTGGCACCTTGTATCAACGTCAATCTGTATtaacatatactccctccattccatatTAATTGAGGCTGAAATAGATGTATCTACTATCTAGCACTGAAAtgcgtctagatacatccatttcagtGTCAAACTGTCAATTaatatgggacggagggagtacatgaaTGTTCAGCTATAGCATTTAGTTTGATAGGTGCAAATCCTGAATGTAAAATCTTGCTTTTGCTATTATAATCCTGGTAGGTGAACCATTTCAATGTATTTAGTATGAAGTGATGCTGGAATTTCCATTATACAAGTAGCTAATCCTTTGTACCTTACCCTAACTATGTCTTGAAAATCTGACAATATACATCTGTGCTTTCTGGGACAAGGGGGCGATGCTGGTGGAAGATCTCGGCAGAGTAGGAGTGAGAAGAAGAGCAGGAAAGCCATGGAGAAGCTTGGCATGAAGGCCATTACTGGTGTGAGCCGTGTAACTATCAAGAAGAGCAAGACCGTGAGCATCTTGACCACTTCAGAGCGTTGTTCCCTGTGGCATAATTAAATGCTGGTGGTTGTTGCATTTTCTTAACTTCTCCACATAATTGCAGGTTGTGTATGTCCTCTCCAAGCCAGACGTCTTCAAGAGCTCGCAGTCAGACACCTACGTCATGTTCGGGGAGGTCAAGCTCGAGGACCCGAGCACTCAGCTGCAGACACAAGCGGCGGAACAGTTCAAGGCGCCAGGCCCGAGCAGTGTGATCTCAAAGGGTGAGCCGTCCATGGCAGCAGCCCAAGACGGTGAGGAGGTCGACGACACTGATGTTGACAAGAAGGACGTTGAGCTCGTGATGAGGCAGGCCTCCGTGTCGAGATCCAGGGCCGTGAAGGCGCTCAAGGCTGCGGATGGCGACATTGTCAGTGCTATCATGGAGTTGACTAACTAGGTGCTAGAAGGTGGAATTGTGTCTTGATAACAGGGTGTGGGATCGCAGAGCAGTTTTTGGTCATGTCATCTTGAAACTTGAATGTTGCAGTTGCGGGATTGGTAGCTCTGTTTCTCTGTTCACCAAACTAGTACTCTCATGTAGGTTTCCTAGGAGTTTTAACATCTGAGGATCAGCAAACTGTATGCTCTTTTGGGAAAATTTGTATCTTCTGTGTGCCAGATTTTGTTTTCGAATGCACGTAATCATGTTTTAGCTAATATCTGTCATTCGAGTTAGCTTTTACTAGATCCGGCTTAACAGTTTGTCTTGTCACATGGACCACAATAATCACTCAGAGTGTTGCTGCCACTGATCGACCAGATGAACACCTTTGAGGAGTCTTGGGGTATGTTTGGATTGTGACAAAGGTGTACCACACCTAATTTGTTGTTTTGACaaaaaaaaaatctgtttttGTTTGGATGGCTGTCAACTTCTTGGCATATATGAATACTGTTTGTAGAACTCGTTTCTTTTCCTTGCCAATGTTCCAACTTACAACCAACCAAAACCTCAACCATTTCTTTTTTTTAAGAGTGAATTCCGGCTTTTACCCCCTATTTTGACATTTTTGACACTAATTACCCCATTTAGCAAGATTTCATTCATTTTACCCCATTTAGCAAAAATGTTGCCACAGTTTACCCCGTTTAATTTTTTTGAGCATTCTGACTGGTGGGTCACAATTGTCGGGTCCAGCTGGCATGCCACGTCAGTGGTTTTTCCTGGCTATTTTTCTCACTGCTGAACTGGGCAGCGCCGCTTCTTCTGACCGGCTCAGCCGATGGAGGTCGCTCGCGGCACGTCCAACGTCCAAGTCGGCCGCGCGCCACGCTCGCCTCCCATGGCTTCTCGTTTGTGTTGCTCTCCCCCAATtaacattcaaactgattttctTATAAGCATCAAGTTCCTCTAGCATGTTCACCATGCCTGCATCATCTGTTAACTCAATCATGGAGTTTCCGTTGGCCCCCTTCTTCTGATAATTAGCACTGTCCCAAGGGTTGGAACCCAATTccttcatcttctcctttatatcaaaataaataatgaaaTACCTCTCAATCATCTCTGGCTCTGGATTCTTGTATCCACGGACATGTAAAATATGCCTAACACTCTACATCTCCGTTGCCATCCGCTTTGttcaagaaaaagaaaaatgaattAGTGGCTGCAATCATAATATACTCTAATACGGTGAACGAACACGTTTCAGCATGCATCATAAGATACAAAGATCCAAACTTCCTTTACAGCTAGCAAGTAACAACACATACTCTTCAGTCAACATATTTGCTACCTAGATATTTAGATATGTAGGTGCATCAGAGTTAGTAAAGTAGTATATTTACACCACTTTAATCTAATCTACAGAACCATCCATACTTAAGGCCATATATGATAAAAGAAAAGCATACATGATTTTAGATTATATTGGTAACAATTTCTCCTATAATTTATTCAATGGTAATATGACATGCTGATCAAGTACAATCGTCCCATCAGAATACTTCAAACCGGAAATGAGTTTAATAGGGAGAAAAATAGACAGAAAAAACCCGTTGACGTGGCATGCCAGCTAGACCTGACAAATTGTGACCCGTAGGTCAGAACGCACGCAAAATTTAAAAGAGGGTAAATTGTGGCAACACTTGTGCTAAATGGGGTAAAACGGATGAAATCCCACTAAATGGGGTAATTAGTGTCAAAAAAGTCAAAATAGGGGGTAAAAACCGGAATTCactctttttttaatttcaacTAGCTATGTTTTGGTCTGAGGCATAAACCAAACACGCCCTGGGTCGCTTGCTGCCGACAAGGCCATCCCAAGGCTCGTGCAAATTCCTGCAGATACCTTGTTTTTTTTGAGTCAGTTTTGAACTTTTGATGCATATGTAATGCTAAGCTGTAAATTTTACTCCCGTAAAATAAAAACAGGTTGTAAAATTGTACTActagagaaaaagagagaactGTAGACTGTGATGATCTTTAATGTGTACAGGGGCCTTTCCTTTCTTGGCCAGTTTGTCTCCCATCTGTCTCGTCTCTTCTTCAGTGGGCCCAACGGCGAGCCAGAGATAGTACCTCCTAGGAATCTCAACAGCCTCCACCCCGCGAGCCCACAAACTGTGCTTCCTCTCTCTACCACCACTGTTTCTCTAGAGTGGCACAGCGATTCCGGCAACCAATGTTGTAGCGAGGTACACTTCCCAAGTCCCTGTTATACCTTTTTGCTCATATACTGTAAAATCTTGTTCCTGATTCTGAGTGTGCGGAAATGCTAGGGGTTACAAAGGAAAATTCTTCGCCCCTTTTCAGTACTTGCATCTTGCTGTAGAACAGAGTGTAGCTTTCATCATATCTGCACCGTCGTCTTCTTATGTTGGCTCCTCCGCAAGCACATCAGGATTGGCGCTGCTTTCCCTCCTGAAAAATACACAGAGGCACCAACTCCTAAGGTTCCATATGATTTCTCGAGATGATGTGTTTCCGTATGCGTTCCATTCATATTTCATAGTGGATTGCACCGTCTATTGtcacatctctctctccctctctccctctctccctccatCTTCCTATCTCCctttctctctctccccccttgaCTATGTTCATGTTTGTTTAGGTTCTAGTACTATACAGATAACAAAGGTAGAGGCTACAAGAGACTACAGAGAGCAATGCTTTCTTTATAAGTGGCGTTCATGCTTTGGCTGAGAAAGGTTGGTGTGCACATTATCATTCATCCATAAATTTTCTGAGCCAATCTTGTAGTGCATGTCGTACTAAGCCTTTATTGCCATTTCTCCAAAGAGATATGTTTACATATGTGTGCTTTTGCTCTAATACCCCAGTAGCTCACCCTAGACTTTACACTAAACAAGGATTTGCCAAGCTAGTGAGAGACGTGAGTTTGGACCCTGAACTGAAAACCAAAGCCTTGTACACTATAAAATATGCGCAAGTAGCAAACTCTCGAATCTTCGGTGGCACCACCTCTCACTCCTCGCAGTCGCATGCGTCCTTCAACGCAAAGGACATGTCATCCCTGTTTACATTGATAGAATAGCCTACCGTCAAAGTCGAATCCGACAGATCTTGGGAACGGGGTCCCTAACTAGTAGCCTAGATGTGATGGCAACAAGGACAAGAGGTTTACCTAGTTTCAGTTTCTCCGAAGAGATAAAACCCTATGTCATGCTTGTGTTGTATTGATTTGGATGGAGTACAAAGTACAGTTTGATATACGACGATATCGTTGTGTGTTTGTCATCAATAAACCCTACACCTTGGTTTATATAGGTACCAGGGGGTCTAGGGTTACAATTAGATCAGCTATGTAGAAGGTAAAGCGTGTTGTAGACGACCTCGCTAAGTCTTAGGAGTATGCACCAAGTTTTCGGGAATACTCCTTCTACACGTCATGGGCCTCCTCGAGAAGACCTGCTGGAGgaccgccatgggggtcctcggcccggcCCACCTGGCCGGGAGGTGACGTGGTGAGTGACCGAATTCTGGACACCATCACCGGCTGCTACCTTTCTTCTTTGTAACCTCTATTTTCCTTTTCGATCTGTGCTAGGTCGTAAATCTTATCCGTTCATCAATCAACTCCAATCTGAAATAAACATACCATATAGCTTTTGCAATTATAAAATCCTGGTAGGTGAACCATTTCAATAAATTTAGTATGAAGTGATGCTAGAATTTCCATTATACAAGTAGCTAATTCTTTGTACCTTGCCCTAAGAGGCAAAACAAAGAGGGATATCTTGTTCAAAATTCGAAAATCAATAATGGATAACAAGAGGACTTCAATTGCAGTCACAGTTTCTGTTCAGTCTTGCTTGACAATAGCGAAGTGCTGTATGAATGTTACACTTGCCATTTCCAATTGTTACAGATAATAATCCATGAAGTTTATTATGCCTAGAATTCTGGTCTTGTGCAAAATTTTGAAAATCTGACAATATATGTCCGCTTTCTGTGACTAGGAGGTGATGCTAGTGGAAGATCTAGGCATAGTAGGAGTGAGAAGAAGAGCAGGAAAGCCATGGGGAAGCTTGGCATGAAGGCAATTACTGGTGTGAGCCGTGTAACTATCAAGAAGAGCAATAGCATGAGCATCTTAACCACTTCAGGGCGTTGTTCCCTGTGGCATAATTATATGCTGGTGGTTGTTGCATTTTCTTAACTTCTCCACATAATTGCAGGCTATGTATGTCCTCTCCAAGACAGACGTCTTCAAGAGCTCGCAGTCAGACACCTATGTCATGTTAATTACCATTGCTATGCCTTTGTGGTTTTTATTCTTATTTTTTTGGACTCTATCATATTTACTTATTCCTGTATTATTCAGAACTGTCTCTACACAGTTTATAGTTTCCTTGAGTACTGCCTGCCATTTGTATATAATATTCACCTATGTACTGTGGTGGCACGTTGTATCAATATTAATCTGCATTAACATATGCATGAATGTTCGTATGTAGCATTTAGTTTGATAGGAGCAAATCCTCTAATGCAAACTCTTGCTTTTGCTATTATAGTCCTGCTATGTGAACCATTTCAATGCATTTAGTATGACGTGATGCTGGAACTAACATTATACGAGTAGCTAATCCTTTGTACCTTACCTAAGAGGCAAAACAAAAGGGATATCTTGTTCATTTTTAGAAAATATGATAATTGATACCAACAAGACTTGACTGCAGTCACAGTTTCTGTTCGGTCTTGCTTGAGAAAAGGGATGTGTTGTTTGAATGTTACACTTGCCATTTCCAGTGGTTAAAAATAAAAATTCATGGAGTGAACTATGTCTAGTTGTAGAATTCTGGTCTTATGCAAAATTTAGAAAGTCTTGACAATATATCTGTGCTTTCTGGGACTAGGAGGTGATGCTGGTGGAAGATCTAGGCAGAGTAGGAGTGAGAAGAAGAGCAGGAAAGCCATGGAGAAGCTTGGCATGAAGGCCATTACTGGTGTGAGCCGTGTAACTATCAAGAAGAGCAAGACCGTGAGCATCTTGACCACTTCAGGCCATTGTTCCCTATATGCTGGTGGTTGTTGCACTGTCTTAACTTTTCCACATAATTGCAGGTTATGTATGTCCTCTCGAAGCCAGATGTGTTCAAGAGCTCGCAGTCAGACACCTATGTCATGTTCGGGGAGGTCAAGGTCGAGGACCCGAGCACTAAGCTGCAGACACAAGCGGCGGAGCAGTTCAAGACGCCAGGCCCGAGCAGTGTGATCTCGATGGGCGAGCAGTCTGTGGCAGCAGCCCAGGACGATGAGGAGGTCGACGACAGTGACGTTCACAAGAAGGACGTCAAGCTCGTGATGACGTAGGCCCTCTGTGTTGAGATCCAGGGCCGTGAAGGCGCTCAAGGCTGCGGATGGCGACATTGTGAGTGCTATCATGGAGTTGACTAACTAGGTGCTAGAAGGTGGAATTGTGTCTTGATAACAGGGTGCGGGATCGCAGAGCAGTTTTTGGTCATGTCATCTTGAAACTTGAATGTTGCAGTTGCGGGATTGGTAGCTCTGTTTCTCTGTTCACCAAACTAGTACTCTCATGTAGGTTTCCTAGGAGTTTTAACATCTGAGGATCAGCAAACTGCATGCTCTTTTCGGAAAACTTGAATCTTCTATGCGCCAGATTTTGTTTTCAAATGCATGTAATCGTGTTTTAGGtaatactagcacatatgccgtgcgttgcaacggaaaaAATTGATGTTTTGCACAAGCATAATGTCCCACAACATTGGATTCATTATGAAGAACATGTTGCAACACAACATCGCCCTTCTACAAAATGAACATAAAAAAATACGTTGCAATTTAGTCGTATTCATATTTTCTTTGCGGGGCATAATCTCCCACTGATTCCATTTAAGTACAATCATTTTTAATGGCATTTAAGCATAACCCTTTCATTAATTACCATAAAGTCCTCACCCGCTTTAGTCCTCTCCCTAAACATGAGCCTTGGACCTCACCCTTCCCCATCTACAGAAACAAAGGGCGATTTGTGCGAACCCTGGGCTCTCCACCTCGCCGTTGCCGAATCGGCGGCTccctcgccctccgccagccgCTCCGACGGTGGGAGGACGGGGGAGGCCCGATTTGCAACGTGTACATAGTGTAGGCGTGCCTAGGGAGCCAACCGGTGGCGTCGTGGAGGCGGCGACACGACTGGATCGGCTTTTTGCGGGTGTTGGTCTCCCCTTCGACGGCGAAGTTTCGGTGGAGCTCCGCTGTGGACCAGCTCCTTTCTTTGTGCTCACTGCTCGGTGAAGCGGCCATGCACGGTTCCCCGTGCTAGAGATCGAG from Triticum urartu cultivar G1812 chromosome 3, Tu2.1, whole genome shotgun sequence encodes:
- the LOC125549244 gene encoding nascent polypeptide-associated complex subunit alpha-like protein 1; translated protein: MTVAELLRAQLEEQNIEGDEPILEDDDDDEDEKDDDDVEGGDAGGRSRQSRSEKKSRKAMEKLGMKAITGVSRVTIKKSKTVVYVLSKPDVFKSSQSDTYVMFGEVKLEDPSTQLQTQAAEQFKAPGPSSVISKGEPSMAAAQDGEEVDDTDVDKKDVELVMRQASVSRSRAVKALKAADGDIVSAIMELTN